One window from the genome of Molothrus ater isolate BHLD 08-10-18 breed brown headed cowbird chromosome 5, BPBGC_Mater_1.1, whole genome shotgun sequence encodes:
- the SPAM1 gene encoding hyaluronidase PH-20, which produces METVRQSFGICVTCTYPVATGVVFATLLLSCCSSLNIRARPLVSNSPFLSIWNAPTELCTERTGVQLDMNIFPLIGSTLKTSIGQNITLFYPDRLGYYPYKNEVTGEAFNGGLPQLSLLENHLKKAKEDIQFYIPSDEQLGLAVIDWENWRPVWIRNWGSKDIYRQESIELVQQRDLSLSEAEARTIAKMEFEFAAKSFMLETLELGIETKPNRLWGYYLYPDCYNYDYKQNPHNYTGACLDIEIERNNELNWLWEKSTALYPSIYLETALKSSRNAQLFVRNRVQEAIRNSYVSNSSHPLPVFVYTRPVFTDVYEEYLSEDDLVNTIGESAALGASGIVIWGDMNLTQNKNTCRTLDNYLRRTLTPYLINVTMAARICSQVLCQDSGACARKKWNSSDYLHLNPENIAIQMTKDGKYTLQGQPSYQDLQTFIEKFDCHCYAGHSCEPRADINDIHYLHACISEDICIQISSNSLSNIEGSEEKILSNRTAFSLTSESKVTLSTHPEVDFQSTFGNNILNITTGEYNNTVTAASSYDLEENDTRTFISSSSYKIRMFSLFHLILLLRNLIQMIHESENILFLDYI; this is translated from the exons ATGGAAACTGTGAGACAAAGTTTTGGCATCTGTGTTACCTGTACATACCCTGTAGCAACTGGTGTGGTGTTTGCCACTCTTCTACTTTCTTGCTGCTCATCTCTGAACATAAGAGCTCGTCCACTTGTTTCTAATTCACCTTTCCTTTCTATCTGGAATGCTCCTACAGAACTTTGTACTGAAAGGACTGGAGTGCAGCTGGACATGAATATTTTCCCTCTAATTGGAAGTACACTAAAGACATCCATTGGGCAAAACATCACTCTCTTCTATCCAGACAGGCTTGGATACTACCCTTACAAAAATGAAGTCACAGGAGAGGCATTCAATGGAGGACTCCCTCAACTCTCACTGCTGgaaaatcatttaaaaaaagccaaagaggACATCCAGTTCTACATTCCTTCAGATGAACAGCTTGGATTGGCTGTCATTGACTGGGAAAACTGGAGACCTGTGTGGATAAGGAACTGGGGATCAAAAGATATTTATAGACAGGAATCCATTGAGTTAGTTCAGCAGAGAGACCTCAGTCTATCCGAAGCCGAAGCCAGAACTATAGCTAAAATGGAATTTGAGTTTGCAGCAAAATCATTTATGTTGGAAACTTTGGAGCTGGGCATAGAAACGAAACCAAATCGTCTGTGGGGATATTACCTTTATCCAGACTGTTATAACTATGAttacaaacaaaacccccacaattATACAGGAGCCTGTTTAGATATTGAAATAGAACGAAATAATGAGCTTAACTGGTTGTGGGAGAAAAGCACAGCACTTtatccatctatctatctagAGACAGCCTTAAAATCTTCCAGAAATGCTCAACTCTTTGTTCGCAACAGAGTTCAGGAAGCCATTAGAAATTCCTATGTCTCTAACTCTAGTCATCCCCTTCCAGTTTTTGTATATACACGTCCAGTATTCACAGATGTCTATGAGGAATATCTCTCTGAG GATGACCTGGTAAATACCATTGGAGAATCTGCTGCACTGGGTGCTTCTGGAATTGTGATTTGGGGTGATATGAATTTAACACAAAATAAG AACACCTGTAGAACTCTGGACAACTACCTCAGGAGGACTTTGACCCCATACCTCATCAACGTCACAATGGCAGCCAGAATATGTAGCCAAGTGCTATGCCAAGACTCTGGTGCTTGTGCACGGAAAAAATGGAATTCCAGTGACTATCTTCACTTGAACCCTGAGAATATTGCAATTCAAATGACAAAGGATGGAAAATACACTTTACAAGGGCAACCATCATATCAGGATCTGCAAACATTCATAGAAAAATTTGATTGCCATTGTtatgcagggcacagctgtgaacCTAGAGCTGACATAAATGACATCCATTACCTCCATGCTTGCATTTCAGAAGATATTTGCATTCAGATATCCTCAAATTCACTTTCTAACATAGAAGGCTCTGAAGAAAAGATCCTGTCTAACAGAACTGCATTTTCATTAACCTCTGAGAGTAAGGTGACATTATCTACACATCCTGAAGTAGATTTCCAATCTACCTTTGGAAATAATATACTTAATATAACAACTGGAGAATATAATAACACTGTTACAGCTGCCAGTAGCTATGATTTAGAAGAAAATGATACTCGTACTTTCATTAGTTCTTCATCCTATAAGATAAGGATGTTTAGTCTGTTTCACTTAATTCTCCTTTTGAGAAACTTAATACAAATGATCCATGAAAGTGAGAATATCCTTTTCCTTGACTATATTTGA